The Pseudomonas eucalypticola genome has a window encoding:
- a CDS encoding TonB-dependent siderophore receptor: MLTVLASVLAGLPNLAAAEQVLPATQVGADALTTDDSYTAPTVSTASKGDVPVKEEAQTVNVVTHQTLTDYNARSLDDAIKFISGASQGNTLGNTKDSVVKRGFGSNDDGSILRDGVRSILSHNFTATADHVEALKGPASLLYGAMDPGGLINVVSKQPQYVQSTTLSGSAASEGGGTLGVDTTGPIGDTGLAYRLVAERQHEDYWRNYGIDQHTLVAPSLSWTGERASLTLAYEYNDYSDPFDRGTVFVDGHPAHVSYDKRLDESWAKTVGISQTASARFEYQLSDDWKTRITYGWNDDRYSLAIAQPTKLSSSGVLTRQANGGHYDYETRYASWDFIGTPQLFGQEHDLLIGADQEADDRYRGKTYRNTAQAGFNIYSPTYGSLAEPSVVSQTTSDLSNQLNSTSLYIKDNWHLDDRWILVLGGRYQHYDQYIAQGLGASRSVSLDSNGDAFVPLAGLVFKVNDDLSLYGNYSRSFVPNTTVDDSGKTFDPEQGRSYEVGAKYDIAPGLNLNLAVYDIVKKNVVTTSTVNGESVSEAAGKVGSRGVELDVTGRIAERWDMVGTYAYDHTEILDDPTDKGNRLSQAPKQTASLYLTHHLQVPAQWGDWHAGAGARYVGDRAGDNDNSFYLASYTVADAFLRWEVPVAGYKTRLQLNVDNLFNKEYYPSSTGSGQLQVNVGEPRTARLSASVSF; this comes from the coding sequence CTGCTCACTGTCCTGGCCAGCGTCTTGGCCGGCCTGCCCAACCTGGCCGCGGCCGAGCAGGTGCTGCCAGCCACCCAAGTGGGCGCCGATGCCCTGACCACCGACGACAGTTACACCGCGCCTACCGTCAGCACCGCCAGCAAGGGCGACGTGCCAGTGAAGGAAGAAGCGCAGACTGTCAACGTGGTCACCCACCAGACCCTCACCGACTACAACGCGCGCTCGCTGGATGACGCCATCAAGTTCATCAGCGGTGCCAGCCAGGGCAACACCCTGGGCAATACCAAGGACTCGGTGGTCAAGCGCGGGTTTGGCAGCAATGACGACGGCTCCATTCTGCGCGACGGCGTACGTTCGATTCTGTCGCACAATTTCACCGCCACCGCCGACCATGTCGAGGCCCTCAAGGGCCCGGCGTCGCTGCTGTACGGCGCCATGGACCCAGGCGGCCTGATCAATGTGGTCAGCAAGCAGCCGCAGTACGTGCAAAGCACCACCTTAAGCGGCTCAGCGGCCAGTGAAGGCGGCGGCACCCTGGGCGTCGACACCACCGGGCCCATCGGCGATACCGGCCTGGCGTACCGCCTGGTGGCCGAACGGCAACACGAGGATTACTGGCGCAATTACGGCATCGACCAGCACACCCTGGTGGCCCCCTCCCTGAGCTGGACGGGTGAGCGCGCCAGCCTGACCCTGGCCTACGAGTACAACGACTACAGCGACCCGTTCGACCGCGGCACGGTGTTCGTCGACGGTCATCCGGCCCACGTTTCCTATGACAAACGCCTGGACGAAAGCTGGGCCAAGACCGTCGGCATCAGCCAGACCGCCAGCGCTCGCTTTGAATACCAACTCAGTGATGATTGGAAAACCCGCATCACCTATGGCTGGAACGACGACCGCTACAGCCTGGCCATTGCCCAGCCCACCAAACTGTCGAGCAGCGGCGTGCTGACCCGCCAGGCCAATGGTGGCCACTATGACTACGAAACCCGCTACGCCAGCTGGGATTTCATTGGCACCCCGCAGCTGTTCGGCCAGGAGCACGACCTGCTGATCGGCGCCGACCAGGAAGCCGACGACCGCTACCGCGGCAAGACATACCGCAACACCGCCCAGGCCGGTTTCAACATCTATTCGCCCACCTATGGCAGCCTGGCCGAACCCAGCGTGGTCAGCCAGACCACCAGCGACCTGAGCAACCAGCTCAACTCCACCTCGCTGTACATCAAGGACAACTGGCACTTGGACGACCGCTGGATCCTGGTGCTGGGCGGCCGTTATCAGCACTACGACCAATACATCGCCCAGGGCCTGGGCGCCAGCCGCTCGGTCAGCCTGGACAGCAACGGCGACGCCTTCGTGCCCCTGGCCGGGCTGGTGTTCAAGGTCAACGATGACCTGTCGCTGTACGGCAACTACAGCCGCTCCTTCGTGCCCAACACCACGGTGGATGACAGCGGCAAAACCTTCGATCCCGAGCAAGGCCGCAGTTATGAAGTGGGTGCCAAGTACGACATCGCCCCTGGCCTGAACCTGAACCTGGCGGTGTACGACATCGTCAAGAAGAACGTGGTGACCACCTCCACCGTCAACGGCGAAAGCGTCAGTGAAGCGGCCGGCAAGGTAGGCTCGCGGGGGGTGGAACTGGACGTCACCGGGCGGATCGCCGAGCGCTGGGACATGGTGGGCACCTACGCCTACGACCACACGGAAATCCTCGACGACCCCACCGACAAGGGCAACCGCCTGAGCCAGGCACCGAAACAGACCGCCAGCCTGTACCTCACCCATCACCTGCAGGTACCGGCGCAATGGGGTGACTGGCATGCGGGGGCCGGTGCGCGCTATGTCGGTGACCGTGCCGGCGACAACGACAACAGCTTCTACCTGGCCAGCTACACGGTAGCCGATGCATTCCTGCGCTGGGAGGTCCCGGTCGCGGGTTACAAGACGCGCTTGCAATTGAACGTCGACAACCTGTTCAACAAAGAGTACTACCCGTCGAGCACCGGCTCAGGGCAGTTGCAGGTCAATGTCGGTGAGCCGCGCACCGCGCGCCTGAGCGCCAGCGTCAGTTTCTAA
- a CDS encoding nucleoside hydrolase — MKRNVIIDSDMGWDDVLSIAYLMKDPTVQIIGLTVTGCGETDLGWGVIIAQHLLGIGQHLDTPVARGTDVPLKLDNVFPQPFKNDMNDIMGLLGTLNPERLPPLSTKPAWELLHDTLKATTQPVTLLSLGGFTNLAKLLALKPAASDLAKIERVVAMAGAVYVDGNVAALNGAMKAWDQGSRYSSNYHAEWNVFVDPEAADIVFKSALPLTLVPLDACNQVILDPSYIDTITATDPVANLVRNVFKKKTGDNAEGNLPVPIFDPLATMLMAGGLTANKVDRQFLSVVTGQTEEDNHCGQLQVQTTGSRQIDIVLGVSQTLFARQYAKVINGQ, encoded by the coding sequence ATGAAGCGCAACGTCATCATCGATTCGGACATGGGCTGGGACGATGTGCTGTCCATCGCCTACCTCATGAAAGACCCCACCGTCCAGATCATCGGCCTGACCGTCACCGGTTGCGGTGAAACGGACCTTGGCTGGGGCGTGATCATCGCCCAGCACCTGCTGGGCATCGGCCAGCACCTGGACACGCCGGTCGCGCGGGGCACCGACGTGCCGCTGAAGCTGGACAATGTCTTCCCCCAGCCGTTCAAGAATGACATGAACGACATCATGGGCCTGCTGGGCACCCTCAACCCGGAGCGGCTGCCGCCCCTGTCGACAAAGCCCGCGTGGGAATTGCTGCACGACACCCTCAAGGCCACCACGCAGCCCGTCACCCTTCTGTCGCTGGGCGGCTTCACCAACCTGGCCAAGCTGCTGGCCCTCAAGCCCGCGGCCAGCGACCTGGCGAAAATAGAGCGGGTCGTCGCCATGGCCGGCGCCGTGTACGTGGACGGCAACGTCGCTGCCCTCAACGGCGCCATGAAGGCATGGGACCAGGGCAGCCGCTACAGCAGCAACTACCACGCCGAGTGGAACGTGTTCGTCGACCCCGAGGCCGCCGATATCGTCTTCAAGTCCGCGCTGCCCCTGACCCTGGTCCCTCTGGACGCCTGCAACCAGGTGATCCTCGACCCCAGCTACATCGACACCATCACCGCCACCGACCCGGTGGCCAACCTGGTGCGCAACGTGTTCAAGAAGAAGACCGGCGATAATGCCGAAGGCAACCTGCCGGTGCCGATCTTCGACCCCCTGGCGACGATGCTGATGGCCGGTGGCCTGACAGCGAACAAGGTCGACCGCCAGTTCCTGTCGGTCGTCACCGGGCAGACCGAAGAGGACAACCACTGCGGCCAGTTGCAGGTACAGACCACGGGCTCGCGCCAGATCGACATCGTGCTGGGCGTGTCCCAGACCCTGTTCGCGCGCCAGTACGCCAAGGTCATCAACGGCCAGTAG
- a CDS encoding SDR family oxidoreductase, whose protein sequence is MSEHIHGKVIVITGASSGLGEATARLLASQGAHVVLGARRLTRIQALADELSASGAKALAVQTDVTDSAQVKHLVDTAVQAYGRIDVMLNNAGLMPHSPLERLKVEDWDRMIDVNIKGVLYGIAAALPHMQQQKSGQFINVSSVAGHKVRPGSAVYAATKHAVRALSEGLRQEVKAWNIRTTIISPGAVATELPDSITEPDIAEAVRKLYEIALPADAFARTVAFAIGQPDDMDINEILFRPTRQEV, encoded by the coding sequence ATGAGCGAACACATCCACGGCAAAGTCATTGTCATCACCGGCGCCAGCAGCGGCCTGGGTGAAGCCACAGCACGCCTGCTGGCCAGCCAGGGCGCCCACGTGGTGCTCGGTGCCCGGCGCCTGACGCGCATCCAGGCCCTGGCCGACGAACTGAGCGCCAGCGGTGCCAAGGCCCTGGCCGTGCAGACCGACGTCACCGACAGCGCCCAGGTCAAGCACCTGGTCGATACCGCGGTGCAGGCCTACGGGCGCATTGACGTGATGCTCAACAACGCCGGCCTCATGCCTCACTCGCCGCTGGAGCGGCTGAAAGTCGAAGACTGGGACCGCATGATCGACGTCAACATCAAGGGTGTGCTCTACGGCATCGCCGCCGCCCTGCCGCACATGCAGCAGCAGAAAAGCGGCCAGTTCATCAATGTCTCGTCGGTGGCCGGCCACAAGGTACGCCCCGGCAGCGCCGTGTATGCTGCCACCAAGCACGCGGTGCGCGCCCTGTCCGAGGGCCTGCGCCAAGAGGTGAAGGCGTGGAACATCCGCACCACCATCATCTCCCCCGGCGCCGTGGCCACCGAGTTGCCCGACAGCATCACCGAACCCGACATCGCCGAGGCGGTACGCAAGCTATACGAGATAGCCCTGCCAGCGGACGCCTTTGCGCGGACCGTGGCGTTTGCCATCGGCCAGCCGGACGACATGGACATCAACGAGATTCTGTTCCGGCCGACGCGTCAGGAGGTGTGA
- a CDS encoding GNAT family N-acetyltransferase, producing MTDLTIELLPTELDQAPLIRNLYQFYAYESSDWEEEDVDLDGRYYIHDEHLLRYWHDQDWSANLLLVNGYVAGFLLVERSELPGIDALELADLFILKKYRRKGIGKALVTQVLTGGHENWLVRYYRQDDAAEAFWGAVLSDLPRPARAIELDDEPQLTNFLVTRVTH from the coding sequence ATGACCGACCTGACCATTGAACTGCTACCCACCGAGCTGGACCAGGCGCCGCTGATTCGCAATCTCTACCAGTTCTACGCCTATGAGTCTTCCGACTGGGAAGAGGAAGACGTAGACCTGGATGGCCGTTACTACATCCATGACGAGCACCTGCTGCGCTACTGGCACGATCAGGACTGGAGCGCCAACCTGCTGCTGGTCAACGGCTACGTCGCCGGTTTCCTGCTGGTAGAGCGCAGCGAGCTGCCAGGCATCGATGCGCTGGAGCTGGCTGACCTGTTCATTCTCAAGAAATACCGCCGCAAAGGCATCGGCAAGGCCCTGGTGACCCAAGTGCTCACCGGGGGGCATGAAAACTGGCTGGTGCGTTACTACCGCCAGGACGACGCCGCCGAGGCGTTCTGGGGCGCTGTGCTCAGCGATCTGCCACGCCCGGCCCGCGCCATCGAGTTGGACGACGAGCCGCAGTTGACCAATTTCCTGGTGACGCGCGTCACCCACTGA
- a CDS encoding FAD/NAD(P)-binding protein codes for MNDILIIGGGLSGTLLAAQLLRLPGQRRVRVFETRAELGRGEAYSATELGHTLNGNAARMSVDPDNPDDLTQWLTAHIAAGGWPESDAQPVPVAELFPPRGLFGVYVQQRLAEARQVGQAHGATVEHVRVEVVDLQVDATGVRLSLADGSQVRGSQAVLATGMFPAARTRQRQSSGLNAAAVDPWDVQAMRGLDPQGRVLIIGSGLTMVDAVVSLDQAGHRGPIQVYSRHGLLPHVRRQPPTWPDFLAADLSLRSPLQVWRALRGQCRQAMAAGIDWQAPLDTVRAHIGRLWSQASEREKRQFVRHARPWWESHHHRSPPPSDALLQRLLAEGRVTIAAASLLGMAPAENGQVGIRVRDRGQARERVDTGVALINSTGIEYDWRRVDRPLPRQLLARGLIRPGPLALGIAAAANGAVENREGRASPRLFAMGPPLRGLWWESTAVTDVAAQAKALALTLAGARG; via the coding sequence ATGAATGACATCCTGATCATCGGCGGCGGCCTGTCCGGCACCCTGCTGGCCGCGCAACTGCTGCGCCTACCCGGCCAGCGTCGCGTCCGCGTGTTCGAAACCCGCGCCGAACTGGGCCGCGGCGAGGCGTACAGTGCCACCGAGCTGGGCCACACCCTCAACGGCAATGCCGCGCGCATGAGTGTGGACCCGGACAACCCCGATGACCTGACCCAATGGCTCACGGCCCATATCGCCGCCGGTGGCTGGCCAGAGTCCGATGCCCAGCCGGTACCGGTGGCCGAACTGTTCCCGCCCCGGGGCCTGTTCGGCGTCTATGTGCAGCAGCGGCTGGCCGAAGCTCGGCAGGTCGGCCAGGCCCATGGCGCTACGGTGGAGCACGTGCGCGTCGAAGTGGTGGACCTGCAGGTCGATGCCACTGGCGTGCGCCTGAGCCTGGCCGATGGCAGCCAGGTACGGGGCAGCCAGGCGGTGCTGGCCACTGGCATGTTCCCGGCGGCGCGCACCCGCCAGCGCCAGTCCAGCGGCCTCAACGCGGCGGCAGTCGACCCATGGGACGTGCAGGCCATGCGCGGGCTGGACCCCCAGGGAAGGGTGCTGATCATCGGGTCCGGGCTGACCATGGTCGATGCCGTGGTGTCGCTGGACCAGGCGGGCCATCGCGGCCCCATCCAGGTGTACTCGCGCCATGGGCTTTTGCCCCATGTGCGCCGTCAGCCACCGACATGGCCGGACTTCCTGGCGGCCGACCTGTCCCTTCGCAGCCCCTTGCAGGTATGGCGGGCATTGCGCGGCCAGTGTCGTCAGGCCATGGCGGCGGGCATCGACTGGCAGGCACCGCTGGACACCGTGCGGGCCCACATCGGGCGCTTGTGGAGCCAGGCCAGCGAGCGTGAAAAGCGCCAGTTCGTGCGCCATGCCCGCCCCTGGTGGGAAAGCCACCACCACCGCTCGCCGCCGCCCAGTGATGCGCTGTTGCAGCGCTTGCTGGCCGAGGGCCGGGTGACCATTGCCGCCGCGTCCCTGCTGGGCATGGCGCCTGCCGAGAACGGCCAGGTGGGTATTCGGGTGCGTGACCGTGGCCAGGCGCGGGAGCGAGTCGACACGGGCGTTGCCCTGATCAATTCTACCGGCATCGAATATGACTGGCGCCGGGTTGACCGGCCGTTGCCCAGGCAACTGCTGGCCCGCGGCCTGATCCGGCCGGGGCCGCTGGCGCTGGGCATCGCGGCGGCTGCCAACGGCGCCGTGGAGAATCGCGAAGGGCGGGCGTCGCCACGACTGTTCGCCATGGGCCCACCCCTGCGCGGCCTGTGGTGGGAAAGTACCGCCGTCACCGACGTGGCCGCGCAAGCCAAGGCCCTGGCGCTGACCTTGGCCGGCGCGCGGGGATAG
- a CDS encoding LLM class flavin-dependent oxidoreductase codes for MSREIRLNAFDMNCVGHQSPGLWAHPRDRSWEYKDLAYWTDLAKILERGKFDGLFIADVLGIYDVYQGNGDAAIRQATQVPVNDPLQLIPPMALVTEHLGFGLTASLSFEHPYPFARRLSTLDHLTQGRAGWNIVTSYLESGAKNIGQAAQTEHDARYDFAEEYLEVCYKLWEGSWEDGAVVRDRARRIFSDPSKIHPIEHAGKHFQVPGIHLCEPSPQRTPLLYQAGASSRGKQFAAEHAECVFVAAPSKVLLKKTVADIRRRAAEAGRDPRSILIFNLQTVIVDETDAKARAKFEEYKSWVSYEGAMALISGWTGIDFSQFQPNEALRHVKTNAIQSAVEAFSTADPDTVWTPNSLADWVGIGGFGPLFVGGPQTVADLLQEWMDETDVDGFNLAYAVTHETFSDVVDHLVPELQKRGVYKTQYRSGTLREKLFGAGPRLGANHPGARYRRG; via the coding sequence ATGTCGCGTGAAATCCGCCTCAACGCTTTCGACATGAACTGCGTGGGCCATCAGTCCCCGGGCCTGTGGGCGCACCCGCGGGATCGTTCCTGGGAATACAAGGACCTTGCCTATTGGACCGACCTGGCGAAGATCCTCGAGCGCGGCAAGTTCGATGGCCTGTTCATCGCTGACGTGCTGGGTATCTACGATGTCTACCAGGGCAACGGCGACGCGGCCATCCGCCAGGCCACCCAGGTACCGGTCAACGACCCATTGCAGCTGATTCCGCCCATGGCCCTGGTCACCGAACACCTGGGCTTCGGCCTCACCGCGTCGCTGTCGTTCGAGCACCCGTATCCCTTCGCCCGGCGGCTGTCCACCCTCGACCACCTGACCCAGGGTCGCGCGGGGTGGAACATCGTTACCTCGTACCTGGAGAGCGGCGCCAAGAACATTGGCCAGGCCGCGCAGACCGAGCACGACGCACGCTATGACTTTGCCGAGGAATACCTGGAGGTCTGCTACAAGCTGTGGGAAGGCAGCTGGGAAGACGGGGCGGTGGTGCGCGACCGGGCGCGGCGAATCTTCAGTGACCCCAGCAAGATTCACCCCATCGAGCATGCCGGCAAACACTTCCAGGTGCCTGGCATTCACTTGTGCGAGCCGTCGCCCCAGCGCACGCCGTTGCTGTACCAGGCAGGGGCGTCCAGCCGTGGCAAGCAGTTCGCCGCCGAGCATGCCGAGTGCGTGTTCGTCGCCGCGCCGTCCAAGGTCCTGTTGAAAAAGACCGTGGCCGATATCCGCCGTCGCGCCGCGGAGGCCGGGCGCGACCCGCGCAGCATACTCATCTTCAACCTGCAGACGGTCATCGTTGATGAAACCGACGCCAAGGCGCGGGCCAAGTTCGAAGAATACAAGTCCTGGGTCAGCTACGAAGGCGCCATGGCATTGATCAGTGGTTGGACGGGCATCGACTTCAGTCAGTTCCAGCCCAACGAAGCCCTGCGTCACGTCAAGACCAATGCCATCCAGTCCGCCGTGGAAGCCTTTTCCACCGCCGACCCGGACACCGTCTGGACCCCCAACTCCCTGGCCGACTGGGTCGGCATCGGCGGTTTCGGGCCGTTGTTCGTCGGTGGCCCGCAGACCGTGGCCGACCTCCTTCAGGAGTGGATGGACGAGACTGATGTGGACGGCTTCAACCTGGCCTACGCGGTGACCCACGAGACCTTCAGCGATGTGGTCGACCACCTGGTGCCGGAGCTGCAGAAGCGCGGCGTATACAAGACCCAGTACCGCTCCGGCACCCTGCGTGAGAAGCTTTTCGGCGCAGGGCCGCGCCTGGGGGCCAACCACCCGGGCGCCCGCTACCGGCGCGGTTGA
- the hflK gene encoding protease modulator HflK, with translation MRVDLDYPAGDLHALPRFVRAGWQARRLLAVMLGLAGVLGLALLGGIFVELFTRDTLWLPLLCLVSAASLTLLGAVQWAWRIARWREAALKGEPLGGLPVEWVQDDPQSGYDRLLNRLSDTALVWVERLGVGALWLMAASGVALLLVRYGWNLALVPHALGQTAYVLAGLALVLAFGLLVLERHLSATDAVEWPEASGLALQLRITLASLLLAAVCLFFASSEAVWPLRLAVLAGLLPALAALELLVRALLSVFNPQRPALEPHIVADSLVAGLLHWPPRPLGRLQDEMQQRFGIDLRQIWALGFMRRASLPVLSLIAVVGWLLSGVTQVPMNGRGVYEQFGKPVTVYGPGLHVGLPWPFGQVRDVENGVIHELATSAEGSSDEPAVSADGPAPVSANRLWDASHRAEKSQVIASQAGDQQSFQVVNMDVRFVYRIGLSDQAALAATYNSADVPALIRSTASRVLVHQLAGRELDDMLGETRAQLGEDIGKQVQADLDRLNSGVELLATVVEAIHPPAGAADAYHGVQAAQISAQALIARERGNASVTGNQARTDASLATDNAQAGSAETLGTAKAADLRFGAELQAWHSAGQAFIDEQYFSQLAKGLVNAKALILDHRIARDQPPTLDLRTFAAPVDPAQPRP, from the coding sequence ATGAGAGTGGATCTGGATTACCCGGCCGGCGACCTGCACGCCCTGCCGCGGTTCGTGCGGGCCGGCTGGCAGGCGCGGCGCCTGCTGGCGGTGATGCTGGGCCTGGCAGGCGTCTTGGGCCTGGCCTTGCTCGGCGGCATATTCGTCGAACTGTTCACCCGCGACACCCTGTGGCTGCCCTTGCTGTGCCTGGTCAGCGCCGCCAGCCTGACCCTGCTCGGCGCCGTGCAGTGGGCCTGGCGCATCGCCCGCTGGCGCGAGGCCGCGCTCAAGGGCGAGCCCCTGGGCGGGCTGCCGGTGGAATGGGTGCAGGACGACCCCCAGAGCGGCTATGACCGCCTGCTCAACCGCCTATCCGACACCGCCCTGGTGTGGGTCGAGCGCCTGGGCGTCGGGGCCCTGTGGCTGATGGCCGCCAGCGGCGTCGCCCTGCTGCTGGTGCGCTACGGCTGGAACCTGGCGCTGGTGCCCCACGCCCTGGGCCAGACTGCCTACGTGCTGGCTGGCCTAGCGTTGGTGCTGGCCTTCGGGCTGTTGGTGCTGGAGCGCCACCTGAGCGCCACCGATGCCGTGGAGTGGCCCGAGGCGTCGGGCTTGGCGCTGCAACTGCGCATTACCCTGGCCAGCCTGCTGCTGGCCGCCGTGTGCCTGTTTTTCGCCAGTTCCGAGGCCGTATGGCCCTTGCGCCTGGCGGTTCTGGCCGGGCTGCTGCCGGCGCTGGCCGCGCTGGAACTGCTGGTGCGCGCGCTGCTGTCGGTGTTCAACCCGCAGCGCCCTGCCCTTGAGCCGCACATCGTCGCCGACAGCCTGGTGGCCGGCTTGCTGCACTGGCCGCCGCGCCCGCTGGGCCGGTTGCAGGATGAAATGCAGCAGCGTTTCGGCATCGACCTGCGGCAGATCTGGGCGCTGGGCTTCATGCGCCGTGCCAGCCTGCCAGTCCTGAGCCTGATCGCGGTGGTCGGCTGGCTACTCAGCGGCGTCACCCAGGTCCCCATGAACGGCCGCGGCGTCTACGAGCAGTTCGGCAAGCCCGTGACCGTGTATGGCCCCGGCCTGCACGTGGGCCTGCCATGGCCGTTCGGGCAGGTACGCGACGTCGAGAACGGGGTGATCCACGAGCTGGCCACCAGTGCCGAAGGCAGCAGCGATGAACCGGCCGTGAGCGCTGACGGCCCGGCTCCGGTGAGCGCCAACCGCCTGTGGGATGCATCGCACCGCGCCGAGAAATCCCAGGTCATCGCCAGCCAAGCCGGCGACCAGCAGAGCTTCCAGGTGGTGAACATGGACGTGCGGTTCGTGTACCGCATCGGCCTCAGCGACCAGGCTGCCCTGGCGGCCACCTACAACAGCGCCGACGTGCCGGCACTGATCCGCAGCACCGCCAGCCGGGTGCTGGTGCACCAGTTGGCCGGTCGCGAGCTGGATGACATGCTCGGCGAAACCCGTGCGCAGCTGGGCGAGGACATTGGCAAGCAGGTGCAAGCTGACCTTGACCGCCTCAACAGCGGCGTGGAGCTGCTGGCCACGGTGGTCGAGGCCATCCACCCACCGGCCGGCGCCGCCGATGCCTACCACGGCGTGCAGGCCGCGCAGATCAGCGCCCAGGCCTTGATTGCCCGCGAGCGCGGCAACGCCAGTGTCACCGGCAACCAGGCGCGCACCGACGCCAGCCTGGCCACCGATAATGCCCAGGCCGGCAGCGCCGAGACCCTGGGCACGGCCAAGGCCGCCGACCTGCGCTTCGGTGCCGAACTGCAGGCCTGGCACAGCGCCGGCCAGGCGTTCATCGACGAGCAGTATTTCAGCCAGTTGGCCAAGGGCCTGGTCAATGCCAAGGCGTTGATCCTGGACCACCGCATCGCCCGGGACCAGCCGCCGACCCTGGACCTGAGAACCTTCGCCGCCCCGGTTGACCCCGCCCAGCCCCGCCCTTGA
- the hflC gene encoding protease modulator HflC, whose amino-acid sequence MILSSSHNHVGHDHAHHDHHGHDHGHDHEAAPSRPWKRIGIAAVLVLFATATACLVQVRSGEATVITRFGNPARVLLQPGLAWRLPIPFESAVPVDLRLRTTSSGLQDVGTRDGLRIIVQAYVAWQVQGDNANVQRFMRAVQNQPDEAARQIRTFLGSALETSASGFDLSSLVNTDADKVQIADFEDHVRQQIAKQLLDTYGVRVLQVGIERLTLPAVTLNATVERMRAERETIATERTAEGKRQAAEIRSAAERDARILQADATVKAADVEAQSRVEAAQIYGKAYAGSPELYNLLRSLDTLGTIVNSGTRLVLRTDAAPFRALVDGPPQLPAPAGASAGAKP is encoded by the coding sequence TTGATTTTGAGTTCATCGCATAACCACGTGGGCCACGATCACGCCCACCACGATCATCACGGCCATGACCACGGGCATGACCACGAGGCGGCCCCCTCGCGGCCGTGGAAGCGCATCGGCATCGCCGCGGTCCTGGTACTGTTTGCAACCGCCACCGCCTGCCTGGTGCAGGTACGCAGTGGCGAGGCCACGGTCATCACCCGCTTCGGCAACCCGGCGCGGGTGCTGCTGCAACCGGGCCTGGCCTGGCGGCTGCCCATCCCCTTCGAGTCGGCGGTGCCCGTAGACCTGCGCCTGCGCACCACCTCCAGTGGCCTGCAGGACGTGGGTACCCGCGACGGCCTGCGCATCATTGTCCAGGCCTACGTGGCCTGGCAGGTGCAGGGCGACAACGCCAACGTGCAGCGCTTCATGCGCGCGGTGCAGAACCAGCCCGACGAAGCCGCGCGGCAGATCCGTACCTTCCTCGGTTCGGCCCTGGAAACCTCGGCCAGCGGCTTCGACCTGTCGAGCCTGGTGAACACGGACGCTGACAAAGTGCAGATCGCCGACTTCGAAGACCACGTGCGCCAGCAGATCGCCAAGCAGTTGCTCGACACCTATGGCGTACGCGTGCTGCAGGTGGGCATCGAACGGCTGACGTTGCCGGCCGTGACCCTCAACGCCACCGTGGAGCGCATGCGTGCCGAACGCGAGACCATCGCCACCGAGCGCACCGCCGAAGGCAAGCGCCAAGCCGCTGAAATCCGCTCCGCCGCCGAGCGTGACGCGCGCATCCTGCAGGCCGACGCCACCGTCAAGGCCGCCGACGTCGAGGCCCAATCCCGGGTCGAGGCAGCGCAGATCTACGGCAAGGCCTATGCCGGCTCGCCGGAGCTGTACAACCTGCTGCGCTCCCTGGACACCCTGGGCACCATCGTCAATTCCGGCACGCGCCTGGTCTTGCGCACTGACGCGGCGCCGTTCCGCGCCCTGGTGGACGGCCCGCCGCAATTGCCTGCACCAGCTGGCGCGAGCGCCGGAGCCAAGCCATGA